The Polypterus senegalus isolate Bchr_013 chromosome 10, ASM1683550v1, whole genome shotgun sequence genomic interval cttctcttcttctgtcggcatctttttgcgttaaaactgattgattcagtgtttgtgttgcaattacttagtacgttttctttaattcttcacttaagctggcacttaagtcttcaatctgcctcaagaatgatttaagttatgaataggtaggggaagtgacagtgaaggtggtatggaatgagaacagtgcccgaacgcatgtgccacatggccaccctgctggcgcTCCTGAGATTGATTctactacaaaataaaataaaataataaaaaaaataaaaataggaataaccttggaggtcaatcatcaccccgaaagcggatagtagacatcacgtgcgagatgtgatcaaaaaatacggtgaaagctttaaaaaagaaatgtttattgcagtaaaagatttacaactactagtcaccctcaaaatactctcctccacttcgaatgcactcatcccaacgctcctgccactttTGGAAGCAATTTTGGAAGTTTTCTTtcaagagtgtctttagttgggctcgcgtggctgcctggatgtcctcaatggattgaaatcgtttgcctttcatggtcattttcaattcaaTAAGGTGGATTCGGACACAAcgtaatgtttttattcgacaCAAATTGACATACTAGAATGGATGTGTGACAAGGAATGTTGTCATGAGGAAGAAAGAAACCGTTTCATCATTTTCCTCGTTTATTGATGTTAaaggacgtcctgatcttttctcgtcttcaaccgagtcagatcTATTGcgaaatcgatcaaaccacttgtaaacagtttTAACTGTCAGAGCAGTGTCACTATAAACCAATTTTAACATccgatgggtttcctgagctttttgcaatttgaaacaaaatttcatgttaatgtgtTGCTCAATATTCATTATTAACGAAAAACATACTTGGACTCAACAGTGcctcacaaacgactgacagtatcaaagaagttgaaacttgtcacaaactcGGCTCTAGGATGGACCTGTTATACCCTGCTTTGAATTGttttgcgttgctcttggatagtgctctgcatcaacattcaccgtactttttgatcacatcacgtagtatatgtgtaccaaatttcaggtcaatcggtcaaacacTTTGCgatctacaggtgatttaaaatcctggacagacaaacggacagccacagtagtgtatcaTATATGAAGATGACAGAAGGATAcctgttttgtaaatttttttaaatatgttgcactttaaaatgcaatttcaCATGACAACCTAATACCGTATTTACGTGtgtaacacacacacaatttttcccgaaaattagcattagaaattcaggtgcgcgtcatacacaaggaaatgtaattctgtaatgtttacttcttctgcttgggctcgctcgctcgctctctctctcgcttggcactcacactctctctctcgctcgcgctctctctctcgcgcacttgcgctctctctcattcgcttgctcacgctctctctcttgctttctcgtgctctctctcttgctcgcttacTCACGCTttctctctcacttgcttgctcacgctctctctctctctcgctcgctttctcgctcactcgcgctctctcttgctcgcactcTCGCTTaacagtgctctctctctctctaaatgcttcctatacaatcacaacaaacgtcgtacatggggcaaaacttttttagcgattttctttgtaaaaattagggtgcgcgtcttacacgagggtgtgtggtacacgagtaaatacggtatataccATGAGTGTGGAGAAATAActatgacttgaaaaataccaaacttattctttGAGGCCTCAGAGAGACCCGCTCTGAACCGACTCCATCTTTGAAttggacagacgtgagcagactGAAGGCATCAAATGACAGGTTGTATAATCTTAATCTCAAACCCAAGTGAGGTAGTGGCAGGGCCTGGATCAAAGGGATTGAGATTAACTAAATAATAATGGTGAACAATTTCAGGAAGAAAAGGGTTGTTAGAGTAGTAAATGGAATTCCCATCTCTGGGCTAACTGACTAAAAATTATTCCTGATTTAAAACTTTATGATAGCACTGAAAATACGTGAAGTAAATGAAGGACAAGCACAGTAGGAAACTGGACAGACTAAAGACAAAGGGTTGTGTGCCGATTAAAAAGATGTCCACCACATTTCCACCATACATTTTTTGCGATACAGTATCTAAttgaacaaaatgaagaaaaaaagcagGAGTGCATTTAGTTCCGCGTGAGACAGAATGAGCGGGTCAGCTTCCTTTGAATTGGATCCTGAGACGCGTCAAGATCAGTTTTCCCCGATTGGTATAGAGACCTATATGCATATAGATAGCACCAAATAAACAGGGGGCAGCATTGCCTCTTCCTGGCATTTCTCTGAGTTTTAATGTCGCTGGTGTCCCATTCACTCCACCGAAGGCTTGATCAGGTAACCGTTAAAGGTGATATAGATGTCCACGTCATCgctataaactgcattttcccGCTCCCGCTTGTAAAGACGCACCCAGACCTCGTCATTCTGCTCGAGATCGAGCATTATGCTCTGGCTCTGCATAATGCTCCTGTCGCTGGGTTGCGCATATAAGATCACCTTCTCCTTGTCATTATGCATGATGTGCAAGTAGGTCTCCTTGAAATTCCAGGTGTGGATGTTCACGTTGAAATAATAGATCCCAGGAACGTAGCAGTAGAATTTGCCCTTGAACATGTTGAAGTGTTCATACAGATTGACAAAGACAGTGTCAAACAGGAGGGACTGGTAGTACTCGACGCTGTGCAGAGCCTTTTTTCGGCCAACTGAGAAGGCGGAATACTGGTGCTTGCAGGGGTCCCCAGGGGCACCCATTTGACCCTTGATACCTTTAGAGCCGATGTATCCACGGGGTCCTAGTGGCCCTTCTTTGCCTGCTTTCCCAGGGGTACCTCTGTCTCCTTTGTCTCCTTTGTCACCTGccgaaaagaaaataaattaaataaataattaggatTACTTTTGAATTCTATCCATAACCCAATTTGACTTGTCAGGCGTGAAATTGAAGCCCACGCTGCCCCGCAGAAAGAGAAAACACTTATTTTAGTAGTGACAGATGTGGATTAATCTACAGTGTCTTCCATATTGTTTGGACAAAGACTCATTtcttccttgatttacccctctgctccgccatttaaaattacaaagcaaacaattcagacattgtcaTTAAAGTGTATATTGTGGACTTTCATTTAATGGGATGTGCACACATTTTGGTCACAACATGTAgaaaggacaacattttttctgcATGTccacccatttcagggcaccataatctTTGGAACAATTGATGCCACAGATGTTTGTGACTCCTCAGGTGGGTTTAATTGCTTGATAAGATACTtcggcctgcttctaccctttggagtctgtattgccattgttcaacatgaggacaagagctatgccaatgaaattcaaagaagccattattgggctgaaaaacaagaataaaaccatttggtaaaaccttaggatgacctaaatcaactgtctggaatatcatgaagaaaaaagaacacaCTGGTAGGTTCAGTAATCAAAAAGGTACTGGTAGgacaaggaagacctccattgCTGATGAGAGAAGAGTCCTCACAATGGtaaagccccaaacgcctgtccGACAGATCCaacacagtcttcaggaggcagatgtgtgtgtattgtcagagacgactatcagcaaaagacatcatgaacagaaatacagaggacacactgcaagatatAAACCACTAGTCAGCCACAAAAACATGATGGTCAGATTATAGTTTGTGAAAAGGAACTTCAAAGGgcatgcagaattctgggaaaggtcttgtggacagacgagacaaaaatgaacctgtttagagtgatggcaagagcaaagtgaggAAATGTAAGGGaactgcctgagatccaaagcagaccacctcatctgttcaaCATGGTGCtgagggtgttatggcttgggcatgtgtggctgccacaggtcctgactGGTGCACTTCTCTTCATTattgatggaactgctgatgacAGTCACAaagtgaattctgaggtgtacagaaataTCTCATCTGCTCAAGTTCTTGCAAATGCAGTAAACTCATTTATCCTTCAACAAGCTAATGATCCAAAcgtactgctaaggcaacacaggagcctttcaaagctaaaaaatggaaacttcttcaatggccaagccagtcagcTGATTTAAATCCAGTTGAGCAGACCATTCatattctgaaaaaagaaaaccttaaGGGGCCAAGTAGCTGAAAcaaacaggagctgaagatggctgcattagaggcctgGCAGAGCAGAGGAAATCCTCAATACCTGGTGATGTCTaggaatcgcagacttcaagcagtcattgcatgcacagggatatgcgacaaagtcctaaatatgacaatggctttaatagAGACCTGCCATttctgtgtcccaaacattatggttccctgaaatggggggaccatgaagaaaaagtgttatttctagatagatagatagatagatagatagatagatagatagatagatagatagatagatagatagatagaatgatcacaatgtctgaattatttgatgtgtaattttaaactgtggagcagaagggcaAATCAAGGAACAATGttcctttgtcccaaacattatggaaggcactgtatatactgtacattagccATTTTTCAGCAGAAGTATTTACAAATCTTTGCAGTTTACTTGGTTACTAAGGAGCCATTTATGTTTCTTAACCAAACAGTGACTGAAGAGTATTTATATACACAGATGCCGTGCACAGTATCATCCTGTTCCTACTAATATTAAGATAACATTTTACCAGCGCTTTATACTAAAGTTTAGTCTTGTTTAGTACCAAAGCTTAAAATAACAGTTGTGGCTGAATTTCAATACCTTCATACTTTTgttatttaaacattaataatgCGATTTTTTTCAGAGATGCAAAAATCACCTCATCTGTCTTTTGCATTTCTGCTGTAATTATATTAAAGGAGGGCATGAAATGAAATGGGTataatgaaaagtaaaagcaagaaCGTCAAGAAGGTGACAAACCCAGGGATTGCTAAGAGTAGTAGAAGTTGGAGTCCTTGTAGCAAAAACCCTAAGTGATCATAGCTGAATCTTTAAAGAATCTGAATGGGTCAGAAGTGGAGCTTGGGGCAAAGTCTCAACAGAAAATTGAGGATTATGATGTAATGAGAGAGATGT includes:
- the LOC120536973 gene encoding complement C1q tumor necrosis factor-related protein 1-like, producing the protein MFALGLPCLLLFPLLVWGAPPSEKTPLSDRPPGNSPTTCRRCCDPRETFEGAPSPMTAAYNMPEVRPYINITILKGDKGDKGDRGTPGKAGKEGPLGPRGYIGSKGIKGQMGAPGDPCKHQYSAFSVGRKKALHSVEYYQSLLFDTVFVNLYEHFNMFKGKFYCYVPGIYYFNVNIHTWNFKETYLHIMHNDKEKVILYAQPSDRSIMQSQSIMLDLEQNDEVWVRLYKRERENAVYSDDVDIYITFNGYLIKPSVE